One window of the Salvia splendens isolate huo1 unplaced genomic scaffold, SspV2 ctg224, whole genome shotgun sequence genome contains the following:
- the LOC121789368 gene encoding acyl-CoA--sterol O-acyltransferase 1-like has translation MEGEINKLILVWSIIVSSLCYTHKVAQIFPTGTPRIISISPIIILFLLLPLNFTSIHFAGITSFFISWLSTFKLLLFTFNQGPLSSHPPIPLSLFIPLACFPIKLQQPSHTNKPHKSPLNHVIRITILALLIRVYAYKAHIHPHIILLCYSLHMYLMLEIILSLFSTVVKALLRVDLEPQFNEPYLATSLQDFWGRRWNLMVSNILHPTVYRPMRSVSARIGPRKWASIPAVLATFMVSGVMHELIVYNIGRLRPSGEMIGFFVLHGASLSLEIVVKKVCEGRFRLPRIVSGVLTLGYVIYTSFWLFFPPFLRAKSDLKSCRESLAFVESVKNHRLVGPTEVSCPFL, from the coding sequence ATGGAAGGCGAAATCAACAAGTTGATTCTAGTTTGGAGCATCATAGTTTCTTCCCTATGCTACACCCACAAAGTAGCCCAAATCTTCCCCACCGGAACCCCAAGAATCATCTCAATCTCCCCAATCATAATCCTCTTTCTCCTCCTCCCTCTCAACTTCACCTCCATACACTTCGCCGGCATCACCTCCTTCTTCATCTCATGGCTCTCAACCttcaaactcctcctcttcacCTTCAACCAAGGCCCCCTCTCATCCCACCCCCCAATCCCCTTGTCCCTCTTCATCCCCTTAGCTTGCTTCCCCATCAAACTCCAACAACCATCCCATACCAATAAACCTCACAAATCACCCCTCAACCATGTAATCAGAATAACAATACTAGCCCTTCTCATACGCGTCTACGCCTACAAAGCACACATCCATCCCCACATCATCTTGCTATGCTATTCCCTCCATATGTATCTCATGCTAGAGATCATCCTCTCCCTCTTCTCCACCGTCGTTAAGGCCTTGCTTCGAGTGGACCTCGAGCCTCAGTTCAACGAGCCTTACCTTGCTACCTCGCTTCAAGACTTCTGGGGGAGGAGGTGGAATCTTATGGTGTCCAACATTTTACACCCCACGGTTTACCGCCCCATGAGGTCCGTCTCGGCCCGGATTGGGCCCAGGAAATGGGCCTCAATCCCGGCGGTTTTGGCTACTTTTATGGTGTCGGGGGTCATGCATGAGCTCATCGTCTACAACATTGGGAGATTGAGGCCTAGTGGAGAGATGATTGGCTTCTTTGTGCTGCATGGGGCATCTTTATCTCTCGAGATAGTCGTTAAGAAAGTGTGTGAGGGGAGATTCAGGCTACCTAGGATCGTTTCGGGGGTGTTGACGTTGGGATATGTGATTTACACCAGTTTTTGGCTGTTTTTTCCGCCGTTTTTGAGGGCGAAATCGGATCTTAAGAGCTGCAGGGAGTCTCTAGCATTCGTAGAGTCTGTTAAAAATCATCGGCTAGTTGGACCCACTGAGGTTTCTTGTCCATTTCTGTGA